One Fibrobacter sp. genomic window carries:
- a CDS encoding succinate dehydrogenase cytochrome b subunit: MQWIIKYLTSSIGKKQIMGCTGAFLALFIFGHMCGNFQLLNFDQASAQASYNAYTEFLTGFNPLHFPIKMIYLVELVLVAAFALHIFLAIKLKIENKKARGGIDYELNVRKGKKTFATFTMIWSGLFILGFLVQHLMMLKFGEHYLYMNDKGEIVRDMWLTTIQMLGNPAWAAFYVISMFVIGMHLFHAISSAFQTMGIAHQKWTPVIDLAGILYSIVVALGFAVTAAGAFYLANQPETQALIEKSRSLQPQYEQQLKAKEAAKTSYVVPSVGTVEVSFNA; encoded by the coding sequence ATGCAATGGATCATCAAGTATCTTACCTCGTCCATTGGTAAGAAGCAGATCATGGGATGCACGGGTGCCTTTTTGGCCCTGTTCATCTTTGGCCACATGTGTGGCAACTTCCAGCTCTTGAACTTTGACCAGGCTTCGGCCCAGGCGTCCTATAACGCCTACACCGAGTTCCTGACCGGGTTCAATCCGCTCCACTTTCCCATCAAGATGATTTACCTCGTCGAACTGGTGCTGGTGGCTGCCTTCGCCCTCCATATCTTCCTTGCCATCAAGCTGAAGATCGAAAACAAGAAGGCCCGCGGCGGTATCGACTACGAACTCAACGTCCGCAAGGGCAAGAAGACCTTCGCCACCTTCACCATGATCTGGTCCGGTCTCTTCATTCTCGGTTTCCTCGTGCAGCACCTCATGATGCTCAAGTTCGGCGAACACTACCTGTACATGAACGACAAGGGAGAAATCGTCCGCGACATGTGGCTCACCACTATCCAGATGCTGGGTAATCCGGCCTGGGCAGCCTTCTACGTGATCAGCATGTTCGTCATCGGCATGCACCTGTTCCACGCTATTTCTTCTGCCTTCCAGACCATGGGCATTGCCCACCAGAAGTGGACTCCGGTCATTGATCTGGCCGGCATCCTTTACAGCATCGTGGTGGCTCTTGGTTTTGCCGTCACTGCCGCCGGTGCTTTCTACCTGGCCAATCAGCCCGAGACCCAGGCCCTGATCGAAAAGTCCCGCAGCCTCCAGCCGCAGTACGAACAGCAGCTCAAGGCCAAGGAAGCCGCCAAGACTTCTTACGTGGTTCCTTCTGTTGGCACCGTCGAAGTTTCTTTTAACGCTTAA
- a CDS encoding fumarate reductase/succinate dehydrogenase flavoprotein subunit yields MILDSKIPGGSIEEKWTKHKFELKLVNPANKRKFTVIVVGTGLAGASAAASLAELGYNVKSFCIQDSPRRAHSIAAQGGINAAKNYKNDGDSVYRLFYDTVKGGDFRAREANVHRLAENSNLIIDQCVAQGVPFGREYGGLLDNRSFGGTQVSRTFYARGQTGQQLLLGAYQALMRQVAAGKVKMFPRREMMDLVVIDGKARGIIVRNLITGELESHVGDAVCLCTGGYGNVYYLSTNAQGSNVTAAFRAYKRGALFANPCYTQIHPTCIPRHGDLQSKLTLMSESLRNDGRIWVPRKAGDTRSPDQIPEEDRYYYLEEKYPSFGNLVPRDVASRNAKQVCDAGLGVGNTKQAVYLDFADAIQRMGVAGVSAKYGNLFQMYEKITDEDPYKVPMRIFPAIHYTMGGLWVDYDLMSTIPGCFVLGEANFSDHGANRLGASALMQGLSDGYFVIPFTIGGYFAGTKLEKVSESDAAFEDCKKQTEERIHKLLSIKGHRTVNDIHRELGNIMWEYVGMARNEAGLKTALEKIPALRAEFWENVNVLGSEGSFNQNLERAGRVADFLEFAEVLTLDALHRKESCGGHFREESQTPEGEAKRDDENFCYVGAWEYKGDGVAPELSKEPLTFDNVHLATRSYK; encoded by the coding sequence ATGATTCTTGATTCTAAAATCCCCGGTGGTTCCATCGAAGAAAAGTGGACCAAGCACAAGTTCGAACTCAAGCTGGTGAACCCCGCCAACAAGCGTAAGTTCACGGTGATCGTGGTTGGTACTGGCCTTGCCGGTGCATCCGCTGCGGCATCCCTTGCCGAACTTGGTTACAATGTCAAGTCTTTCTGCATCCAGGATAGCCCCCGTCGCGCACACTCCATTGCCGCCCAGGGTGGTATCAACGCTGCCAAGAACTACAAGAACGACGGCGACTCCGTTTACCGCCTGTTCTACGATACCGTGAAGGGCGGTGACTTCCGCGCTCGCGAAGCCAACGTGCACCGCTTGGCTGAAAACTCTAACCTCATCATCGACCAGTGCGTCGCCCAGGGTGTTCCCTTCGGTCGTGAATACGGTGGCCTCCTCGACAACCGCTCTTTCGGTGGTACGCAGGTTTCCCGTACGTTCTACGCCCGCGGTCAGACGGGTCAGCAGCTCTTGCTCGGTGCCTACCAGGCTCTCATGCGCCAGGTTGCCGCCGGTAAGGTGAAGATGTTCCCCCGCCGCGAAATGATGGACCTCGTCGTGATCGACGGCAAGGCTCGCGGTATCATCGTCCGTAACCTCATCACTGGCGAACTCGAAAGCCACGTGGGTGACGCTGTCTGCCTTTGCACCGGCGGTTACGGTAACGTCTACTACCTTTCTACAAACGCCCAGGGTTCTAACGTGACGGCCGCTTTCCGTGCCTACAAGCGCGGCGCCCTGTTCGCTAACCCCTGCTACACGCAGATTCACCCGACTTGCATTCCTCGCCACGGCGACCTGCAGTCGAAGCTCACTCTGATGAGTGAATCTCTCCGTAACGACGGTCGTATCTGGGTTCCGCGCAAGGCGGGCGACACTCGCAGCCCGGACCAGATCCCCGAAGAAGACCGTTACTACTACCTCGAAGAAAAGTACCCGAGCTTCGGTAACCTGGTGCCCCGTGACGTGGCATCCCGTAACGCCAAGCAGGTCTGCGATGCAGGCCTCGGCGTGGGTAACACCAAGCAGGCCGTGTACCTCGACTTCGCCGACGCTATCCAGCGCATGGGCGTTGCAGGCGTTTCTGCCAAGTACGGCAACCTCTTCCAGATGTACGAAAAGATTACCGACGAAGACCCGTACAAGGTCCCGATGCGTATCTTCCCGGCCATCCACTATACCATGGGCGGCCTCTGGGTGGACTACGATCTGATGTCCACGATTCCGGGCTGCTTCGTTCTCGGTGAAGCCAACTTCTCCGACCACGGTGCAAACCGCCTCGGCGCTTCTGCTCTTATGCAGGGCCTCTCCGACGGTTACTTCGTCATTCCGTTCACCATCGGCGGCTACTTCGCGGGCACCAAGCTCGAGAAGGTTTCCGAATCCGATGCCGCGTTCGAAGACTGCAAGAAGCAGACCGAAGAACGCATCCACAAGCTCCTCTCCATCAAGGGTCACCGCACTGTTAACGATATCCATCGTGAACTCGGTAACATCATGTGGGAATACGTGGGCATGGCCCGTAACGAAGCCGGCCTCAAGACCGCCCTCGAGAAGATTCCGGCCCTCCGTGCCGAATTCTGGGAAAACGTCAACGTGCTCGGTTCCGAAGGTTCCTTCAACCAGAACCTCGAACGTGCCGGCCGCGTGGCTGATTTCCTCGAATTCGCCGAAGTCCTCACTCTCGACGCCCTGCACCGCAAGGAATCTTGCGGCGGCCACTTCCGCGAAGAAAGCCAGACTCCGGAAGGCGAAGCCAAGCGCGACGACGAGAACTTCTGCTACGTGGGTGCCTGGGAGTACAAGGGCGACGGTGTCGCACCGGAACTTTCCAAGGAACCTCTTACCTTTGATAACGTCCACCTCGCTACTAGGAGCTACAAATAA
- a CDS encoding succinate dehydrogenase/fumarate reductase iron-sulfur subunit, producing MNLTLKIWRQKDAKTKGQFETVKINDVSPDMSFLEMLDIVNEEQMKQGKEGFAFDHDCREGICGMCSLVINGMPHGPDHATTTCQLHMRKFKDGDTIVIEPWRAAAFPVIRDCAVDRTAFDRIIQAGGFVSVNTGAAPEASTIPVPKADADRAFDAAACIGCGACVAACKNASAMLFVSAKVSHLSFLPQGKVEAKKRVLAMVAQMDKEGFGNCTNLYECQAACPKGITVDYIAKMNREYLGATVTYAEKVYGKD from the coding sequence CTGAATTTGACTTTGAAGATTTGGCGTCAGAAGGATGCCAAGACCAAGGGACAGTTCGAAACTGTCAAGATCAACGATGTTTCTCCGGACATGTCCTTCCTGGAAATGCTCGACATCGTGAACGAAGAACAGATGAAGCAGGGCAAGGAAGGCTTTGCTTTCGACCACGACTGCCGCGAAGGTATCTGTGGCATGTGCTCTCTCGTCATCAACGGTATGCCGCACGGTCCTGACCATGCGACTACCACTTGCCAGCTTCACATGCGCAAGTTCAAGGATGGCGATACCATCGTAATCGAACCGTGGCGCGCTGCCGCATTCCCGGTTATCCGTGACTGCGCCGTGGATCGTACCGCTTTCGACCGCATCATCCAGGCTGGCGGCTTTGTTTCTGTGAACACCGGTGCCGCTCCTGAAGCTTCCACGATTCCGGTTCCCAAGGCTGATGCCGACCGTGCCTTCGACGCTGCCGCCTGTATCGGTTGCGGTGCCTGCGTGGCCGCCTGTAAGAACGCTTCTGCAATGTTGTTCGTATCTGCCAAGGTCTCTCACCTCAGCTTCTTGCCGCAAGGCAAGGTTGAAGCGAAGAAGCGCGTCTTGGCCATGGTCGCCCAGATGGACAAGGAAGGCTTCGGCAACTGCACGAACCTTTACGAATGCCAGGCCGCATGCCCGAAGGGTATCACCGTGGATTACATCGCCAAGATGAACCGCGAATACCTCGGCGCAACCGTGACCTACGCCGAAAAGGTGTACGGGAAGGACTAG
- a CDS encoding amino acid ABC transporter substrate-binding protein, protein MKKIFAMFAAFACAAVLSACNDQKAESKAQADESLNKVKAAGEFVLGLDDSFPPMGFRDKDNNIVGFDIDLATEVCARLGVKLKTQPISWDAKEQELNTGKIDCIWNGMSVDSARAKAMNLSDPYLKNRMIFTVKDKALASLAALAGKKIAVQNGSTAQKLLDASEAGKAAKEIVPFDDNQTALMDLDKGGVDAVFLDEIVAKYWIVTNAKDYTVLEEGLSDEVYAVGFRKKDQALRDAVNSTLAAMKVDGKFDEISAKWFGK, encoded by the coding sequence ATGAAAAAGATTTTTGCGATGTTTGCGGCGTTTGCGTGTGCCGCGGTTCTTTCTGCCTGTAATGACCAGAAGGCGGAATCCAAGGCTCAGGCCGATGAATCCCTGAACAAGGTGAAGGCGGCGGGCGAGTTCGTGCTCGGTCTCGACGATTCCTTCCCGCCGATGGGTTTCCGCGACAAGGACAACAACATCGTGGGTTTCGATATCGATCTCGCTACTGAAGTTTGTGCGCGCCTGGGCGTGAAGCTCAAGACGCAGCCGATTTCCTGGGATGCGAAGGAACAGGAACTGAACACCGGCAAGATTGACTGCATCTGGAACGGCATGAGCGTGGACAGCGCCCGTGCGAAGGCGATGAACCTGAGCGACCCGTATCTCAAGAACCGCATGATTTTCACGGTGAAGGACAAGGCTCTTGCAAGTCTCGCGGCCCTCGCCGGCAAGAAGATTGCCGTGCAGAACGGCTCTACCGCCCAGAAGCTTTTGGATGCTTCCGAAGCGGGCAAGGCCGCCAAGGAAATCGTCCCGTTTGACGACAACCAGACGGCGCTCATGGATTTGGACAAGGGCGGTGTTGACGCCGTGTTCCTGGACGAAATCGTGGCCAAGTACTGGATTGTGACGAACGCGAAGGACTACACGGTGCTCGAGGAAGGCCTTTCCGACGAAGTCTACGCCGTGGGTTTCCGCAAAAAAGACCAGGCCCTGCGTGATGCCGTGAATTCCACCCTGGCTGCCATGAAGGTTGACGGCAAGTTCGACGAAATCTCTGCCAAGTGGTTTGGCAAGTAA
- a CDS encoding amino acid ABC transporter permease produces the protein MSELSTLLPILWGGFCTTLAIFGLTLLFSIPLGLLVAVLKMSKWRVVRYPVSFYISVMRGTPLLLQIVAIYFGSYYLSEYAGVDFSFDRFPAVIVAFSINYAAYFAEIFRGGIQSIPKGQYEAAYMLGMTRTQTFFRIILPQVVKRVVPASANEVITLVKDTSLAQVIAVTELFALAKKQQAAYASIYPLFVAGVFYYVANLLLSVIFAYVERKLNYYK, from the coding sequence ATGTCGGAACTATCAACGCTTTTGCCTATCCTTTGGGGCGGCTTCTGCACGACGCTCGCCATTTTCGGGCTTACGCTCCTGTTCTCGATTCCGCTGGGTCTGCTTGTTGCGGTCCTCAAGATGAGCAAGTGGCGCGTGGTGCGCTACCCGGTTTCGTTCTACATCTCGGTGATGCGCGGCACTCCCTTGCTGCTCCAGATTGTGGCGATTTATTTTGGCTCCTACTACCTGAGCGAATATGCGGGCGTGGATTTTTCGTTTGATCGCTTCCCGGCGGTAATTGTGGCATTCTCGATAAACTATGCGGCGTATTTTGCCGAGATTTTCCGCGGGGGCATTCAGTCTATACCCAAGGGGCAGTACGAGGCGGCCTACATGCTGGGTATGACCCGCACGCAGACGTTCTTCCGCATTATTCTCCCGCAGGTGGTAAAGCGCGTGGTACCCGCCAGCGCTAACGAAGTCATCACCCTGGTGAAGGACACTTCCCTTGCGCAGGTGATTGCGGTGACGGAACTTTTTGCGTTGGCCAAGAAACAGCAGGCCGCCTACGCGAGCATTTACCCGCTGTTCGTGGCGGGTGTATTCTACTATGTGGCGAACCTTTTGCTGAGCGTGATTTTTGCCTACGTGGAACGCAAGCTCAATTACTATAAGTGA
- a CDS encoding amino acid ABC transporter ATP-binding protein, whose amino-acid sequence MENVNESAPILKVEHVKKSFGDLHVLKDISFDLKAGEVLSIIGPSGSGKSTLLRCLTQLETVDGGLVQVDGKDMVVPNASAKGPAVKYAPAKTLRDIRLSTGFVFQNFNLFPHLTVLQNLCLAPVRVLGDERKDARAMGRFLLKRMGLEGKENAYPCELSGGQQQRVSIARALAMNPKILFFDEPTSALDPELTGEVLKIIKKLAEDKMTMVIVTHEMAFAHDVADKVVFMDGGVIVEQGTPDHVFRESGNERLAQFLSRFTNT is encoded by the coding sequence ATGGAAAACGTGAATGAATCTGCGCCGATCCTCAAGGTTGAACATGTCAAGAAGTCCTTTGGTGACTTGCATGTGCTCAAGGATATCTCGTTTGACCTGAAGGCGGGCGAGGTGCTCTCGATTATCGGGCCCAGCGGCTCCGGCAAGAGTACGCTGTTGCGCTGCCTTACCCAGCTCGAAACGGTTGACGGCGGCCTGGTGCAGGTCGACGGCAAGGACATGGTGGTCCCTAACGCTTCGGCGAAGGGCCCGGCAGTCAAGTACGCTCCGGCGAAAACGCTGCGCGATATCCGACTTTCTACGGGATTCGTGTTCCAGAACTTCAACTTGTTCCCGCACCTGACTGTGCTTCAGAACCTTTGCCTCGCTCCGGTGCGCGTGCTGGGGGACGAACGCAAGGATGCCCGCGCCATGGGCCGATTCTTGCTCAAGCGCATGGGCCTCGAGGGCAAGGAAAACGCTTACCCCTGCGAACTCAGCGGTGGTCAACAGCAGCGCGTGTCCATTGCCCGCGCCCTTGCGATGAACCCGAAGATTCTTTTCTTCGACGAGCCGACCAGTGCCTTGGACCCGGAACTCACCGGCGAAGTGCTCAAGATTATCAAGAAGCTTGCTGAAGACAAGATGACCATGGTCATTGTGACTCACGAGATGGCCTTTGCCCACGACGTGGCAGACAAGGTTGTCTTTATGGACGGCGGCGTCATCGTGGAACAGGGAACCCCCGACCACGTGTTCCGCGAATCGGGCAACGAGCGCCTGGCGCAGTTCCTGTCTAGGTTCACAAATACTTGA
- a CDS encoding KamA family radical SAM protein, with product MENPGTVFTQISDFLDYLGSDFSSTISKLSKDGLDLSPKFPFLCSRHFADLIKKSSHPEALLREVLPLTVEREKVPGFVDDPVGDLPAGKSDCVIQKYDRRALIVSTATCGVRCRFCFRKNYPFQNGPDVAREVSNWLDTHSDVWEVILSGGDPLTLSPGAFRDLIESIAAHPSVTTLRIHTRLPVMRPDLVMQHFELLRELPSRFSCVLVSHVNHADELDDESAALFANLKICGWTLLNQSVLLKGINDSPDKLTTLCRKLFEQGVLPYYLHQLDHANGVAHFEVSDERARELIAEIRTKLPGYLVPKLVREIAGEKSKTPI from the coding sequence ATGGAAAACCCAGGGACTGTTTTTACACAAATTTCAGACTTTTTAGACTATTTGGGAAGTGATTTTTCAAGCACCATCTCAAAGTTAAGCAAAGACGGACTCGACCTTTCGCCCAAATTTCCATTCCTTTGTTCAAGGCATTTCGCCGACTTGATAAAAAAGTCTAGCCACCCCGAAGCACTCCTTCGCGAGGTTCTGCCCCTTACCGTAGAACGGGAAAAGGTTCCCGGATTCGTTGACGACCCGGTAGGAGACCTGCCCGCAGGCAAGTCCGACTGCGTTATCCAAAAATACGACCGGCGAGCCCTGATTGTCTCGACCGCCACCTGCGGTGTCCGTTGCCGCTTCTGCTTCCGCAAGAACTATCCCTTCCAGAATGGACCCGACGTGGCTCGCGAAGTCAGCAACTGGCTCGACACCCACAGCGACGTATGGGAGGTCATCCTCTCCGGAGGCGACCCCCTCACGCTTTCGCCCGGAGCCTTCCGCGACCTGATTGAATCCATCGCAGCCCACCCCTCGGTTACAACGCTTCGCATCCACACAAGACTCCCCGTAATGCGTCCGGACCTTGTAATGCAGCATTTTGAACTGTTGCGGGAACTGCCCTCCCGATTCAGCTGCGTTCTTGTGTCACACGTGAACCATGCCGACGAACTGGACGATGAATCAGCCGCCCTGTTTGCCAACCTCAAAATTTGCGGCTGGACTCTACTCAACCAGAGCGTTCTTTTGAAAGGTATAAACGATAGTCCAGACAAATTAACAACACTCTGTCGCAAACTTTTTGAACAGGGAGTTCTCCCCTACTACCTGCACCAGCTGGATCACGCCAACGGGGTCGCCCACTTTGAAGTTTCCGATGAGCGGGCGCGCGAACTGATTGCAGAAATCCGCACCAAGCTGCCAGGCTACCTGGTGCCGAAACTCGTCCGGGAAATCGCCGGCGAAAAAAGCAAGACCCCGATATAA
- the efp gene encoding elongation factor P, producing MGTVSTNEFRKKLKIMVDDQPYEIIENQFVKPGKGQAFNRVRIKNLVTGRTLERTWKSGDTVEEADVTFTEMTYLYNDGSTWYFLNNESQETEEISKEALNGCEVWLLDGATVEVTWWKDPKSGATLPIEVIPPTFVDLMIVDAPPAVQGNTSGNVMREATLETGAKVMIPLFIENNTKIRVDTRDGSYLERAK from the coding sequence ATGGGTACTGTAAGCACCAACGAATTCCGCAAGAAACTTAAAATCATGGTTGATGATCAGCCGTACGAAATCATCGAAAACCAGTTCGTGAAACCGGGTAAGGGCCAGGCCTTCAACCGTGTTCGTATCAAGAACCTGGTGACTGGCCGCACTCTGGAACGCACCTGGAAGAGTGGCGATACGGTGGAAGAAGCCGACGTGACCTTCACTGAAATGACCTACCTCTACAATGACGGTTCTACTTGGTATTTCTTGAACAACGAATCCCAGGAAACTGAAGAAATTTCCAAGGAAGCTCTGAACGGCTGCGAAGTCTGGCTCCTGGACGGCGCTACCGTAGAAGTGACCTGGTGGAAGGACCCGAAGTCCGGCGCTACGCTTCCTATCGAAGTGATTCCGCCTACCTTCGTTGACTTGATGATTGTGGACGCTCCTCCGGCAGTGCAGGGCAACACCAGCGGCAACGTGATGCGTGAAGCCACCCTCGAAACCGGTGCCAAGGTGATGATTCCGCTGTTCATCGAAAACAATACCAAGATCCGCGTGGATACCCGCGACGGTTCTTACCTGGAACGCGCGAAGTAA
- the thiL gene encoding thiamine-phosphate kinase produces MFPDLGEFRLIDGILEKSLPLKKEAPEFRDWLPVGDDAAEFDGWLATKDLSVEGTHFRLDWSTPEQAVEKHIVSNVSDISAMGGRPRLALFGLCVGKNWSEDTVRRVSAAVAEGFAKRNIALIGGDTVSGEVGMFSTTLIGEQVAPTRLLRSGARAGDRLFVSGTLGRSAAGLWLLQNRPAGFEEFQDLIQYHLSPSIREDIGARLASTGVCHGALDISDGLSSELNHLALSSAVSLEVEANRIPVDPRVSEMCSRYGLNPMDFVMDGGEEYVLLFTVSAKNDIFSIEGFPDGVYEIGSVQEGAGVYMLEEGKKKIVKAQAWSHL; encoded by the coding sequence ATGTTTCCCGACCTTGGCGAATTCAGACTGATAGACGGCATCCTGGAAAAGTCGTTGCCCTTAAAAAAGGAGGCCCCCGAATTTCGGGATTGGCTCCCCGTAGGCGACGATGCCGCCGAGTTTGACGGCTGGCTTGCCACCAAGGATCTGTCCGTAGAAGGGACCCACTTCCGCCTGGACTGGTCCACGCCGGAACAGGCCGTGGAAAAGCACATCGTTTCCAACGTCTCGGACATTTCGGCCATGGGAGGCAGGCCACGGCTGGCCCTGTTCGGCCTGTGCGTCGGTAAAAACTGGAGCGAAGACACGGTGCGTCGGGTGTCTGCTGCGGTGGCGGAAGGATTTGCCAAAAGGAACATCGCCCTTATCGGGGGCGATACCGTTTCAGGTGAAGTGGGAATGTTTTCTACGACTCTCATAGGCGAACAGGTGGCGCCTACCCGCCTGCTCCGGAGTGGCGCTAGGGCTGGCGACAGACTGTTCGTTTCGGGAACTCTCGGGCGCTCTGCCGCAGGGCTCTGGCTGTTGCAGAACCGCCCCGCCGGTTTCGAGGAATTTCAGGACCTAATTCAGTACCACTTGAGCCCCTCCATCCGGGAGGACATCGGCGCACGTCTTGCCTCTACGGGCGTTTGCCACGGTGCTTTGGACATCAGTGACGGCCTTTCTTCGGAGCTGAACCATTTGGCCCTGTCATCTGCAGTTTCCTTGGAGGTGGAGGCCAATCGGATTCCCGTAGACCCTCGGGTTTCGGAAATGTGCAGCCGATATGGCCTAAATCCTATGGATTTTGTGATGGATGGCGGTGAAGAATACGTGCTTTTATTTACCGTTTCAGCCAAAAATGATATATTTTCAATAGAAGGTTTCCCCGACGGGGTATACGAGATTGGCTCGGTTCAAGAAGGTGCCGGTGTCTACATGCTCGAAGAAGGGAAAAAGAAGATTGTTAAAGCTCAGGCTTGGTCGCATTTATGA
- the tadA gene encoding Flp pilus assembly complex ATPase component TadA, giving the protein MVSEDTLTSILGVQMQSTTKMRIGEMLLAQKYITQEQLDQALEEQKKTGKRLGRTLVDLKFMPEERLVEILSKQFEVPYVRLENFAIDPEAYTYLPEDLCRTYKVVPLFVSKGEDDRRVQREALTIAMTDPTNMRVINIVKFKVKMEVDIVMASDADVVKTIDRVFAGRSTSEESLAELIGETKDGEELETVERGQGNSDEPELTDEEGRQVVRIVTTLIHEAIARHASDIHLEPQETFLKLRYRIDGDLQVMSPIPARLMPQILSRIKLLSKMDIAEKRKPLDGRFTVRYKGSEVDLRVSSFPISLRKRGVCEKIVMRILDPNSGQFPLKDMGFDPRVLKQFLDAINAPNGIVLVTGPTGSGKSTTLYASIREILDSTINISTMEDPVELNIDGVNQGQINNAAGFTFAAGIRALLRQDPDVIMIGEMRDQETSSMAIEAALTGHLVFSTLHTNDAAGAFPRLLEMGLEPFLVSTAIKGVLAQRLVRRICKYCKEPVEISPSLREELHLSPDMQFYHGKGCDKCDGSGYKGRCGIYEFLVPNETVRNLIIKRSSGDVIKRAAMQECDMITLRMDGIQKALDGHTTLEQAVGASAADDV; this is encoded by the coding sequence ATGGTCAGCGAAGATACCCTTACGAGCATCTTGGGTGTGCAGATGCAGTCCACAACCAAGATGCGTATCGGCGAGATGTTGCTCGCCCAGAAGTACATCACCCAGGAACAGCTGGACCAGGCTCTGGAAGAGCAGAAGAAGACCGGCAAGCGCCTTGGCCGTACTTTGGTGGACTTGAAGTTCATGCCCGAAGAACGCCTGGTGGAGATTCTCTCCAAGCAGTTCGAAGTTCCCTATGTAAGGCTTGAAAATTTTGCTATCGACCCCGAGGCCTACACCTACTTGCCCGAAGACTTGTGCAGGACTTACAAGGTGGTTCCCCTGTTTGTTTCCAAGGGCGAAGATGACCGCCGTGTCCAGCGTGAAGCCCTGACCATCGCAATGACTGATCCCACCAACATGCGTGTGATCAACATCGTGAAGTTCAAGGTGAAGATGGAAGTGGACATCGTCATGGCCTCCGACGCAGATGTGGTCAAGACTATCGACCGCGTGTTCGCGGGGCGTAGCACTTCCGAAGAATCCTTGGCGGAGCTGATTGGTGAGACCAAGGATGGCGAAGAACTGGAAACCGTGGAACGGGGTCAGGGAAACAGCGACGAACCGGAACTGACCGACGAAGAAGGCCGCCAGGTGGTGCGAATCGTGACCACGCTGATTCACGAAGCCATTGCCCGTCACGCCTCTGATATTCACCTGGAACCCCAGGAAACCTTCCTCAAGCTCCGTTACCGTATCGACGGCGACCTGCAGGTCATGTCACCCATTCCTGCCCGCTTGATGCCCCAGATTCTTTCCCGTATCAAGCTCCTTTCCAAGATGGACATCGCCGAAAAGCGTAAACCCTTGGACGGTCGTTTCACGGTGCGTTACAAGGGCTCCGAGGTTGACCTTCGTGTGAGCTCTTTCCCGATATCGCTCCGTAAGCGCGGTGTTTGTGAAAAGATCGTTATGCGTATCTTGGACCCGAACTCGGGTCAGTTCCCCTTGAAGGACATGGGCTTTGACCCCCGTGTGCTCAAGCAGTTCCTGGATGCCATTAACGCTCCTAACGGTATTGTACTTGTGACCGGTCCTACGGGTTCCGGTAAGTCTACCACGCTTTACGCTTCTATTCGAGAAATTTTGGATTCCACCATCAACATCTCTACGATGGAAGACCCTGTGGAACTTAATATTGACGGTGTGAACCAAGGTCAAATCAACAACGCCGCAGGCTTTACCTTTGCCGCGGGCATTCGCGCCCTGCTCCGTCAGGACCCGGATGTGATTATGATCGGTGAAATGCGTGACCAGGAGACGTCGTCCATGGCTATCGAAGCTGCATTGACGGGTCACTTGGTCTTTAGCACGCTCCATACCAACGATGCTGCCGGAGCATTCCCCCGTCTGCTGGAAATGGGCCTGGAACCCTTCCTGGTGTCAACCGCTATCAAGGGCGTGCTTGCCCAGCGTCTGGTGCGCCGCATCTGCAAGTACTGCAAGGAACCTGTGGAAATATCTCCGTCCCTCCGCGAAGAACTCCACCTGTCTCCCGACATGCAGTTCTACCATGGCAAGGGGTGCGACAAGTGCGACGGTTCTGGTTACAAGGGCCGTTGCGGTATCTACGAGTTCCTGGTGCCTAACGAAACCGTGCGTAACCTGATTATCAAGCGTTCCTCCGGTGACGTCATCAAGCGTGCCGCCATGCAGGAATGCGACATGATTACGCTCCGTATGGACGGTATCCAGAAGGCCTTGGACGGTCACACCACGCTGGAACAGGCGGTGGGGGCCTCCGCTGCCGACGACGTCTAA